The Candidatus Eisenbacteria bacterium DNA window TCGCTTGCCTCGCTGAGCGCCAGGTACCGGAGAAGAACGGAGGAGCATGGATCAAATACTGCTGGCTGTTGCGGTGATCATCGCCGCGACGCTCCTGGCAGGCAGCGTGGCGAAGCGACTGAACCTGGGTTCGATCGTGGCGCTGCTCGCCGTCGGAATGGCGCTCGGACCCCATTCTCCGCGGCCACTGTTGACCGGTCACGTCGAGGAGCTGCAGACGATCGGCGAGATCGGTGTGATGTTGCTGCTCTTTCTCGTGGGTCTCGACACCGAACCGCGCAGACTGTCGTCCATGCGCCGCCTCTTCTTCGGT harbors:
- a CDS encoding cation:proton antiporter — encoded protein: MIIAATLLAGSVAKRLNLGSIVALLAVGMALGPHSPRPLLTGHVEELQTIGEIGVMLLLFLVGLDTEPRRLSSMRRLFFG